CAGCTCGGCGATCCGCCGCTGGGAGTCGCGGTTCTCCAAATATCGATATTGTGGTGCGCGGTCCACCCCCGGCAGCCGTAATGCACGCTGGCGACTTTGCTCCCCGTCGTTCTCAGATCGTCGATCAAATCGAACAGCGGAAGATGGCATTCCGCCAAATTGCACACTTCCGCCGGCCAATAGTTCATTTCCAAATTAATATTGGTCGTCCAAGCGCTGCACCAAGGGGGCTGAATGCGATCGTTCCAGATGCCCTGCAAATTCGCCGGCTGGGTTCCGGGACGGGAACTCGCCAGGAGCAAGTATCTTCCATACTGAAAAAATAAAGCCGCAAGCCCGGGGTCGTGCTCGCCGTTCTTGACCGCTTCGATGCGGGCGTCGGTCGGCCGCTCGCTACGATCCTCTTCCCCGATCTCGAGCGCGACCCGGCGGAACAGTTCGGCATGATCGGCGGCATGGCGCTCCTTCAATGCGCGATACCCCAATGCCGCGGCTCGCTCCAGCCGTTGGGCGCACCGGCTGGCGGAGCGTTCCGCGTATGCCGAAGGATCCTTGTCGTATCCGGCAAAGCTTGTGGAAGCGGCCAGCAGCAGGACGATTTCGCCCGAACCGCTGACGCGAATTCGGCCGCCGCTGACCTCCACCTTGCCTCCCGGCGCCGCCGCGTGCAGGACGACATCGAACGCGATGCCTTTGTTCTCCGCATAATGGACGGGCTCCTCCGTTCGGACCGTGTTCGGAAGCACATGCGCGGGCGATCGCCCCGACATTGCGATCCGATCGGCGCCCGCCTTCCGCACCGAATACTGCAGCGGGCTGCTCAGCGATACCGTGAACGTTTGTTTGGCTTCGCTGTACAACCTCACCGCCATGACCTGGTCAGGGGCGGATACGAACACTTCGCGGCTGCAAGCGGCGCCGTTCAGACGGTAGGACACCCGCGCGACGCCTTCCGTCAAATCCAATTCCCTGCGGTATTCCGTCATTTCGCCGGCATCTTCGAACTGCAGTTCCAGATCGCCCAGTGGCAAATACGATTCCGTCCAAGGCCCTTGCATGTAATGCTCTATGGTTCGTTCCGCTTCGACGTACTGCTTCGCGAAGACGAGCTCCCGGACGCGGCCGAGATGCCGAATCGCATCGTAGCGAACCGGATCGCGCGGTTCTCCGGACCAGAGCGTCTCCTCGTTCAATTGGATCCGCTCGCGGCGCGTCCCGCCGAACACCATGCCGCCCAAACGGCCGTTGCCTACCGGAAGCGCCTCGATCCACCGCTCGGCCGGCCTTGCGTACCACAATTTCAGCTTGTTGTCGGACATGTCTCCCCTACTCCTCTCCCTGCCGCTTTCCCTATTTCAACGGCAGCGGCATATCCGTACGTTCGGATTCCGGCTCCTGGACGGACCTAACGACATGCAGCAACGCGAGCGGCGCAGGATCGTTCGTCAGCGCCAACCCGTCCGCCGTAAACCATCCGTCGCGGTATCGATTGCGGAGCAGCCATTCCCCCGCGCGGATCGCGTATTCGAGGTACTCGGCGCGTTCCGTGGCGCGGTGAAGCTCCAGCATGCCGTACACGAGCCGATGGTCGGCCTCCTTCGGGTCCGGCAGCCGAACCGTCCCGGCGCCGCCTTCGCTCTCCCCGATATCGCCGATGCCGAGACCCGCCGCGATGTCTCTCGCCATTCGCCACAGGAACGGGTCGCCGGACGCGCGGTACCCCGCCGCGTACATCCAAAAAAAATCGACGCTCGCGCGAATCGGACCGAACGCTCGTCCCTTCGGCCCGAAATACCCGTTGCGGTCGAGCGTCAACCCTTCGATGCTCCAGCCGTCCGTCAGCATCGGCGCAAAGCTGTTGTCTTGCCTTCGATACGACTTGTCGCCCCAAGCGGCCATCTCTTCGCTGGACCAGCGAACGAACTCCTCGCCGGCCGCGCCGAGCGTCTCCCCGATCGCCAGCTGGCATCGCTGCACGACCGGCCGAGGCTTAAACAGCGTCCCTTCGTAAACAAGGTGCCCTTCCGGAATGAGCGGCGCCAATTGGTACTGCGCGCGGTCTCCGCGAACCGACGGCCCGTCGCACCACGCGTTAGCCGATTGGCTGAATTGGTACCCGCTGATCCCGACCCCGTCCTGCCTCGTGTCCACATACCGTTTCGCCAGCCGTTTCGCCCAAGCGAGCGGATGCGGGTCTTCGGACAAATGCGACAGCATCGCGGCGGCATAATACAGGTCGCTTCCGGTGTTGACGAAGGTCAATCCTTCCCCCCAGAAGAACACGTCTCCCCCCTTGTATTCGCTGCGCCAAAGCGGCCCGAGGGGCGTGTTGTAAGGCCCGTGACGGTTGAAGTCGAGAATCGACCAATCGATCACATGCGCATTCCAAAACGCCTCGATATAGGCGCGGGTCGATGCGGGGTCCGCCGCCCACATCAACTCGTAGTCCGGATAATGGAATTTCAGCTCGTGCACCTTCTGCTTGTCGGCGGCGAATTCGATTCTTTGATGTTCCAAGTCGTAAGCCGTGTGGCCGCCCCAATGGATCAGACCGCTATCGTCGACGTGATGCCGGAACAGGTGACGCAACGCCGATTGCGCCGCCTCCGCGTAAGCGGGATTCTCCGTCAGCCGGGTCAATCCGGCAAGCAAACGCAGCCAATGGTGTTGGCTGGCCGTGTTCGAGAGCACGGCGTCCTTGCGTACGTGGTCGGTGTCCACCCGCGCCGGCAGACCGGCGGCGGCGTCCACCCCGTTCGCGAACAACGGCGTCGAACCGTACGGGTCTCGAGCCGCCTTCATCATGCGGTCCGCGTGGCTGACCGCCGCTTCGAGCAGCGCGCCAGCACGCTCCTTCCATGCCGATGTGCCGGAGCTCCATCGATTCCCGTCCATGCCGCATCCCCCCATAATTGAACGTTTCTGCGAAACGAACGTAGTTATTCGAACAGCCAATCGAGCGTGTCGACGCCGTCGTTGCGGTGTTCCACGTCCCGAGGCCGCAGCGACTCGTCTTCGCGGATGACGCCGAGCAGAAGGTACGCCCCTTTGCCGAAATCCAGCGTATGCCGCCCCGCTTCATAACGAATTGCGTGAACGTTGACGGAAGGATAAGCGAACAGGCGCAGCCCTTTGCGCAAAATCGGCATATATCCGCCCCGGTCGTCCGCGTGCGTATTTTCCTCCAACCTCGGGGGCTGCAGCCATTGTTCATCCGTCGAATTGAAATACCCGACCAACACGTGAGCCGGCTGCGGCAGCTCGATCTCCACTGCACGGCCGGCCGCGGCCGCCTCCCGTTGGCTGAAGCGGATCCCGGTGAGCCCTTCCAGCTCCTCCGCGCAGCCGGTAATCCGCGTATCCCCGTCCGTGAACGCGAATGCGCCTTTCTTCAGCACGTACGTCTCGGCGCCGGTCGAATGCAGCGCGAACGGCGCTTCCCGGTAAGCGGCGATCCGTTCTTCCTCGCGCCGAAGAGCCTCCGGCACGACGCCGGACGACAGTTCGCCGACATGCCGGCGGAAACGCTCGAGCTCTTGTTCGTACACCGGCAAGCATTCGCTCCAATGCCGGAAGGCGAACCCGTCTCGGATCGGCACTTTGCGCTGCGGCGTCTGCATGCTGTTGGCGTAGAAATACGTCCGTTTCGTGATCACCGTGAGCTCTCGGTAATGTTGAACGCTCTTCTCCAGATGGGAAAGCGCTTCCCTAAGCAGCTCCGCATGATCGAAGCACGTCTTTCTCGGCAGGTGCTTATACGTGAGCACGGCGATCGCCGCCCTTACTTTGTGCGAATAGAAATACACCATCCGACGGATCGCCTCCACGTCGTCGGCCAGCCGCTCGAACGATTCGCGGTCTCGGGCCGCGAACGCGCGCGCCGCTTCGATCGCGGCGGCCGCGGTCTCCGCGTGACGTTCCGCGTCGGCGATCGTCTCGGGCGGCGTCTCCCCGATATGCGGTTCGCCTGACAATTCCTTGACTACGTATTCCTCGAGACGTTCGCCCTGCGGCGATTGGGATTCCCATAAATCCGGCCACGGCATGTGACGGTCCGGGTTCGTCAGCTGGCTCATCGTCATGCCAAGGCTCATCGTTTGCCGATTACCTTCGGTAATGCCGAATCTTCGCAGCAGCTTCGGAGCGCACTCGCCGAACGCATCGTACGCTTCCAGGATCGCCGCGCCCGCCCGAGAGCTGCCGAATCGCCGGCCGATCGTATCCTTCCAGTACCGCCGCTCGGCCTCGGGATCGCGGTCAGGATTCCAGGCGTACCGGAACCATGCGGCGAACCAAATCCAATCCCGATCCATCTGACGCAGCCGCGGCTCCGTCCGGTCCGGCGAATACGGCCAATCCCAGAAAAACAGCGGATACAGATGGAGGCCGTTCGCATGGAGGCGATATTTCGCCGCTTGCATGCACTTTTGGATGAATGCCGGCGAGCCGTAACGGAACGGCTCCAGATTGGCCAAAATATGGACGTTGATGATATGCACCGATCGATGCGAGGCGAGCTGGCGATGAATGTCCTGCCACTTGCCGCGCGGCGTCCAGGTCGTCAGCGATTCTCCGTTGTACTTCGCTTCCGTATACAAGTTCGGATACAGCGGCAGCGCCGCTTCGACGACCTTGTTCGCGTCGATGGCGTGCGAGCGCAGGATGACCGGGGGGAGCTCCTTGACGCCGGACTGACGCAGCCCATCCCGGATGCCCTCCAGAATCGTTCCGGTAAACCACTCCGCCCCATACATTTGCCCCTGCAGCGCTTCCCCGAGGCAAACCATCAGCCCCGCGTTCGGATACGCGCTCACGAACGCCGCGAGCGACTTCTTGTAATAATCGCTCGTGATCGGAAGAGGCTTCGGTTGATGCAGCTTCAACCCGTGCTTCTGCGCGAACGGCAGCGGGATGTGTATGTTGTAAAATTTCATTACGACCCAGATGCCCCGCCGGCCCGCTTCTTCCGTCAACCATCGGAACGTATCCGCGTTCAGCGCGAATTGCTCGTCCGTCACCTCGAGCGCTTCCGGATACTCTTCCAGCCTCACGAGCGAGGAGAACGGATGGCCGCTCCACAGGTAAATGACATTGCAGCGCTCTTCCATTAGCATATCGAGGAACTCCGTCCACAGCGTCCGGTCGTAAAACCAAGGAAACCGGTCGGGCGTGATCGGATATTCGTACGTCTGACGGGGCGGTTCGACCGTCATCTTCTGCAATCCGATCGCCGGACCCCGCAGCCGAAAACGGGGCGCATCCCCGAACGCGAGATCGTTCGGCAGCTCCCCGGCGATGCGGATTCGGCGCGCAAGCTCCTGGCAGCCGTAAAGCACGCCGGAATCGTCTCCTCCGGAAACGGCCAGCAAATCGCCGGGGACCGACGCAAGATAAAACCCCTCGCTCCCCGGCGCGTCCGTATGATACAGCAGCACATCCCGCTCTTCCAACCCGCGCAAAAACTGCGACGCGCCGCGATTGCCGGCGTAAATTTTCCTTCCCTCGCCGGTTCGGTAACGGTCCCACTCCCAAAGCTCCGAATTCTCGTACACGTGATAACCGCATTCCTGCAGCGCAGCCTTCAGCAAATCGAGACCGTACCTTACCCTCGGCGAGGGATTTCTGTCGTATCCGAGACAAATATTGTCCAACGCGGACCTCCTTTCTGCTGCCGCGTTCATTGAATCTCTTCCTTTATGTAGCCTAATTCTTTGTAACGCCGGAGCAGCGTTCTAAGCTCTTCCTTCAAGGCGGGTTCCGGCGGGGCGATCGGAGGCCGGCACGGACCGGCGTTCAGCCCCATCATGTTCATCGCTTCCTTAAAAACGGACGGCAGCGTCGCTCGCTTGTACAGCTCCGACAACGGCCGCAGTAGCGATTGCGCTTCTTTCGCCGCGGGAAGCTCCCCGTTTTTCCATCGGGCGTAAATCGCGGTCATCAGCGCCGGAACGACGTTCGCCGAGCCGCTGACGCCTCCCTTCCCGCCTGCGGCGAGCGTCCACAGCAGCAACGAGTCGGAGCCGGACAACACCGCGAAGTCCGGCGTCGTTGCGTGAATATATTGTAAGATCGTGTCAAAGCTGCCGCTGCTGTCTTTGATCCCGACGATATTCGGAATGCTCGACAACTCGGCCACCGTCCTCGGTTCCAGGTGGACCCCCGTGCGTGCCGGGAAGTTATACAGCACGATCGGCAGCGACGTCCAGGAGGCAATGCTCTTGTAATGACTTATTAATTCCTGCTGTGTCAACGGCAGAAAATACGGCGTGATGATCGACAGCGCGTCCGCCCCGACGGCCTCCATCCTTTCCGACAGCTCCGCCGTTTCCTTCGTGCCGATTCCCCCCGTGCCCGCGTAAACCGGAACTCTCCCTCTCGTTTCGTCGACGACGATCTCCACGATGCGGATCTT
The nucleotide sequence above comes from Paenibacillus sp.. Encoded proteins:
- the dapA gene encoding 4-hydroxy-tetrahydrodipicolinate synthase, which produces MLRVEGVIPVLITPFTEKHELNEPALRRFVNRFIESGADGLFCLGTNGEFFSLTAEEKIRIVEIVVDETRGRVPVYAGTGGIGTKETAELSERMEAVGADALSIITPYFLPLTQQELISHYKSIASWTSLPIVLYNFPARTGVHLEPRTVAELSSIPNIVGIKDSSGSFDTILQYIHATTPDFAVLSGSDSLLLWTLAAGGKGGVSGSANVVPALMTAIYARWKNGELPAAKEAQSLLRPLSELYKRATLPSVFKEAMNMMGLNAGPCRPPIAPPEPALKEELRTLLRRYKELGYIKEEIQ
- a CDS encoding glycoside hydrolase family 95 protein, giving the protein MSDNKLKLWYARPAERWIEALPVGNGRLGGMVFGGTRRERIQLNEETLWSGEPRDPVRYDAIRHLGRVRELVFAKQYVEAERTIEHYMQGPWTESYLPLGDLELQFEDAGEMTEYRRELDLTEGVARVSYRLNGAACSREVFVSAPDQVMAVRLYSEAKQTFTVSLSSPLQYSVRKAGADRIAMSGRSPAHVLPNTVRTEEPVHYAENKGIAFDVVLHAAAPGGKVEVSGGRIRVSGSGEIVLLLAASTSFAGYDKDPSAYAERSASRCAQRLERAAALGYRALKERHAADHAELFRRVALEIGEEDRSERPTDARIEAVKNGEHDPGLAALFFQYGRYLLLASSRPGTQPANLQGIWNDRIQPPWCSAWTTNINLEMNYWPAEVCNLAECHLPLFDLIDDLRTTGSKVASVHYGCRGWTAHHNIDIWRTATPSGGSPSWAFWPMAGAWLSLHIWEHYAFGRDRAFLERWYPAMKEAAMFCVDYLVEDEDGYWVTCPSTSPENMFIAGDGQESSVTKGSTMDMALIGSLFAHCIEACRILGTDEAFRSELEQALSRLPPFRIGRYGQLQEWDEDFEESEPGHRHTAHLFALHPGDRITLRRHPELAEACRKSLERRLAHGGGHTGWSCAWLISLWARLEEADAADHFLTELLGGLHPNLMNAHRHPKVKMDIFSIDGNFAGTAGIAEMLLQSHDGAVHLLPALPKRWNRGSVTGLRARGGYLVDIAWERGSLSRAAVTSASGGGCRLRAGVPVRVRQEGRDVETEVIEAGLVAFRTAPGQRYDIVPIH